The following DNA comes from Rhinolophus sinicus isolate RSC01 linkage group LG06, ASM3656204v1, whole genome shotgun sequence.
CACGTCCTCAAGGGAGGGATTCTGTCTGTGCTATTTTGTCTCCTTCATGCGTCTGTCTCCCCCCTGGCCCGGCCCACACTGATGCCCAGCCACTGTCAGCTGAGGGAATGGTCTGGTTCCTGGGGACGGGGACACAGGCTGAGGACGCACCTGGTCACTGCGGGGGACTCCGTAGCGCAGGTCGTTGACAAAGTGTTCACAGTTCTCGCTGGTCAGCTTGTATGGCATCTCCTGCCCCACCAGCTCCTCCGCCCGCTGGACGATTTTGCTGGGAGGCAGTGGTCAGTACTCATCATCGTGTTTGTTATTGACACGGTATTCGTCTTCCCTGGCCACATCACACAGCAGTTCCTTCTTCACTATGGCCTTGTCAGTCAGTAATAATGTGACGCTGGCCGCAGAAGATCCCGAGATTGCACCTGTGGATTCacacagaggaaacagagggatTGGCCCTGGGCCGGCCCCCAGGGGCTCAGAGTGCCCGGAGCAGGCGGCCCATTGG
Coding sequences within:
- the LOC109439952 gene encoding LOW QUALITY PROTEIN: phospholipase A and acyltransferase 3 (The sequence of the model RefSeq protein was modified relative to this genomic sequence to represent the inferred CDS: substituted 1 base at 1 genomic stop codon), whose amino-acid sequence is MALAKPRPGDLIEIFRLGYEHWAIYVGNGYVVHLAVEGAISGSSAASVTLLLTDKAIVKKELLCDVAREDEYRVNNKHDDEYXPLPPSKIVQRAEELVGQEMPYKLTSENCEHFVNDLRYGVPRSDQVKEITCLAAGVVFIVLGLVFMPRITVLGLLATTGFVCSLRNKNTPEKQ